From Rhodoferax sp. AJA081-3, the proteins below share one genomic window:
- a CDS encoding VIT domain-containing protein: MAITAPAFTAPPPSQAPARMSRWLWLVTTTLSAACFVVLVSSPAQAQDRDTAPRLKTESPYFFVKSDNPGVDQLPLKSTQVDVRVSGVIADVTVVQTYKNEGQRAIEAKYVFPGSTRAAVHGMNVRLADRLITAKIKEKQQARVEYDAAKQEGKTAALLEQHLPNVFQMNVANILPGDDVKVELRYTELLVPTNGNYQFVFPTVVGPRYNSPQSNQAGATWVAQPFMPKGQHTGAAFDIHVTLNTPIGLKEVRSSSHDIRSATEQGGATIIGLNPNVEPANNRDFILDYRLAGDKIESGVMLYKGQDENFFLAMVEPPKAPPASAISPRDYIFVVDISGSMHGFPLNTAKALLRELIGNLRPSDTFNVLLFSGSNRFLNDHSVPATKANIEQAVRTIDQMGGGGSTELIPALKRVYAEPKAADVSRTVVVVTDGYVTVEREAFDLVRNNLSKANVFSFGIGSSVNRHLMEGLARAGMGEPFIITKPAEAAEQAARFKTMIESPVLTNVKLRVEGLDVYDVEPRNLPDLLAQRPVIVFGKWRGEAKGKLILEGNSANGPVQQTMEISANTAADTAALRHLWARHRIASLSDQESLVGGDSYSKAITDLGLKYSLLTQYTSFLAVDQVVRNLAPQDSTSVNQPSPLPQGVENTALGAEVPSTPEPATWGAMAVTLSVLAMLATRRRRRRRRARYHHLTS, encoded by the coding sequence ATGGCTATCACAGCCCCGGCATTTACCGCACCACCCCCTTCGCAAGCGCCCGCTCGCATGTCGCGCTGGTTGTGGCTCGTCACCACCACCCTGTCAGCCGCCTGTTTTGTGGTGCTGGTCAGCAGCCCCGCACAGGCACAAGACCGTGACACCGCCCCCCGCCTCAAGACCGAAAGTCCCTACTTCTTTGTCAAAAGCGACAACCCTGGTGTAGACCAGTTGCCGCTCAAGTCCACCCAGGTAGATGTGCGTGTCAGCGGCGTCATCGCCGACGTGACGGTCGTGCAAACCTACAAGAATGAAGGCCAGCGCGCCATCGAAGCCAAGTACGTATTTCCCGGCTCCACCCGCGCGGCCGTGCATGGCATGAATGTGCGCCTGGCCGACCGCCTGATCACCGCCAAGATCAAGGAGAAACAGCAAGCCCGCGTGGAATACGACGCCGCCAAGCAAGAAGGCAAAACGGCAGCGCTGCTGGAGCAACACCTGCCCAATGTGTTCCAGATGAATGTGGCCAACATCCTGCCCGGCGACGATGTAAAGGTGGAGCTGCGCTACACCGAGCTGCTGGTGCCTACCAACGGCAACTACCAGTTTGTGTTCCCCACGGTTGTAGGCCCCCGCTACAACAGCCCCCAGAGCAATCAGGCAGGCGCCACCTGGGTGGCACAGCCCTTCATGCCCAAAGGCCAGCACACGGGCGCAGCGTTTGATATCCATGTCACGCTGAACACGCCCATTGGCCTGAAGGAAGTGCGCTCCAGTTCACACGACATCCGCAGCGCTACCGAGCAGGGCGGCGCCACCATCATTGGCCTGAACCCCAACGTGGAGCCAGCCAACAACCGCGACTTCATCCTGGACTACCGCCTGGCGGGCGACAAGATCGAGAGCGGCGTGATGCTCTACAAAGGGCAGGATGAAAACTTCTTCCTGGCCATGGTGGAACCACCCAAGGCACCGCCGGCCAGTGCCATTTCGCCGCGCGACTACATCTTTGTGGTGGACATCTCGGGCTCCATGCACGGCTTTCCGCTCAACACTGCCAAGGCCCTGTTGCGTGAACTGATTGGCAACCTGCGCCCCAGCGACACGTTCAACGTGTTGTTGTTCTCCGGCAGCAACCGCTTCCTGAACGACCACTCGGTGCCCGCCACCAAGGCCAATATCGAACAGGCCGTGCGCACCATTGACCAAATGGGCGGTGGAGGCAGCACGGAACTGATCCCCGCGTTGAAACGGGTGTACGCCGAACCCAAGGCTGCCGACGTGTCACGCACCGTGGTCGTGGTGACTGACGGCTATGTAACCGTGGAGCGCGAAGCTTTTGACCTGGTGCGCAACAACCTTTCCAAGGCCAATGTGTTTTCGTTCGGCATTGGCTCCAGCGTCAACCGCCACCTGATGGAAGGACTGGCCCGCGCCGGCATGGGTGAGCCTTTCATCATCACCAAACCCGCAGAGGCTGCCGAACAAGCAGCCCGCTTCAAGACCATGATCGAATCCCCCGTGTTGACCAATGTAAAACTGCGCGTCGAAGGCCTGGACGTGTACGACGTGGAGCCGCGCAACCTGCCCGATCTGCTGGCGCAACGCCCGGTGATCGTGTTTGGCAAATGGCGCGGCGAGGCCAAGGGCAAGCTGATCCTGGAGGGCAACTCTGCCAATGGCCCTGTGCAACAAACCATGGAGATCAGCGCCAACACAGCTGCGGACACGGCCGCCCTGCGCCACCTGTGGGCCCGCCACCGCATTGCATCGCTGAGCGACCAGGAATCGCTGGTGGGTGGCGACAGCTACAGCAAGGCCATCACCGACCTGGGCTTGAAGTACAGCCTGCTGACGCAGTACACCAGCTTCCTGGCGGTAGACCAGGTGGTGCGCAACCTGGCGCCGCAAGACAGTACCAGCGTGAACCAGCCCTCTCCATTGCCCCAGGGTGTGGAGAACACGGCCCTGGGCGCCGAAGTGCCCAGCACGCCCGAGCCCGCAACCTGGGGTGCGATGGCCGTCACGCTATCGGTCCTGGCCATGCTGGCCACCCGCCGCCGCCGCCGCCGCCGCCGCGCACGCTACCACCACTTGACAAGCTGA
- the creC gene encoding two-component system sensor histidine kinase CreC translates to MSKRTRIFLGILLIYAIGLAAVLYHVVSDLDPRYRESAEESLVETSQVLAALVEQDVRDGALDTARLEVLFKAVYARQFEAQIFDIRKTRVELRTYVTDRNGTVVFDSTGQSLGKDFSQWRDVRMTLKGEYGARTSMDIPGDPNSAVMYMAAPVYWNTNAQGTGSGEIIGVVTVGKPVQTFGQFVAAARSRTLYAGMLSVVAVLVLAVTVSVWLVRPFGLIADYARYVNAQQGFHPWRLVRRAWQLLRAAYDEMRDALAGRNYVADYVQTLTHEVKSPLSAIRGAAELLQEPMEEAQRQRFLGNIQRETERIQEMVDRMMELTALETRRVLDTVEPITLLPLLEELAHASHGAAAQRRIRITVAADTDATVEADPFLLRRAVSNLLDNALDFSPEGGQVELGLHLDGRWVCITVCDQGAGIPSYAEDKVFEKFYSLARPHSRKKSTGLGLSFVKEIASLHRGRIALGNRSDAGEAAGATGAIARLWLPRSTKTRAS, encoded by the coding sequence TTGTCTAAACGCACGCGTATTTTTTTAGGCATCCTGCTGATCTATGCCATCGGACTGGCCGCCGTGCTGTACCACGTGGTCTCGGACCTGGACCCGCGTTACCGTGAGTCTGCCGAAGAGTCGCTGGTGGAAACCTCCCAGGTGCTGGCCGCGCTGGTGGAGCAGGACGTGCGTGATGGCGCACTGGATACGGCGCGACTGGAGGTGCTGTTCAAGGCCGTGTATGCACGCCAGTTTGAGGCGCAGATCTTCGATATCCGCAAGACCCGCGTGGAGCTGCGCACCTATGTCACCGACCGCAACGGCACCGTCGTGTTTGACTCCACCGGCCAATCGCTGGGCAAGGACTTTTCGCAGTGGCGCGATGTGCGCATGACACTCAAGGGTGAATACGGCGCCCGCACCTCGATGGATATCCCGGGTGACCCCAATTCCGCCGTGATGTACATGGCCGCCCCCGTGTACTGGAACACCAATGCACAGGGCACCGGCAGCGGCGAAATCATTGGTGTCGTCACCGTGGGCAAACCGGTGCAGACCTTTGGCCAGTTTGTGGCCGCCGCACGCAGCCGCACGCTGTACGCCGGCATGTTGTCTGTGGTGGCGGTGCTGGTGCTGGCGGTGACCGTGTCGGTGTGGCTGGTGCGCCCCTTTGGCCTGATCGCCGACTATGCGCGGTATGTCAACGCGCAGCAGGGCTTCCACCCCTGGCGCCTGGTGCGGCGCGCCTGGCAGCTGCTACGTGCCGCCTACGACGAAATGCGCGACGCACTAGCCGGGCGCAACTATGTGGCCGACTATGTGCAAACGCTGACACACGAAGTCAAAAGCCCGCTGTCCGCCATACGCGGAGCGGCAGAGCTGTTGCAGGAGCCGATGGAAGAAGCACAGCGCCAGCGCTTTCTGGGCAACATCCAGCGGGAGACTGAACGCATCCAGGAGATGGTGGACCGCATGATGGAGCTGACCGCGCTGGAAACCCGCCGCGTGCTGGACACCGTAGAGCCTATAACACTGCTTCCCTTGCTGGAAGAATTGGCCCATGCATCCCACGGCGCTGCGGCACAACGGCGCATCCGCATCACGGTGGCGGCCGACACAGACGCCACGGTGGAGGCCGACCCCTTTTTACTGCGCCGCGCCGTCAGCAACCTGCTGGACAACGCGCTGGATTTTTCACCCGAGGGCGGGCAGGTGGAGCTGGGCCTGCACCTGGATGGCCGCTGGGTCTGCATCACCGTATGTGACCAGGGGGCGGGCATACCCAGTTATGCAGAAGACAAGGTGTTTGAGAAGTTTTACTCGCTGGCCCGCCCGCATTCGCGCAAGAAGAGCACCGGCCTGGGCCTGAGTTTTGTGAAGGAAATCGCCTCCCTGCACCGGGGGCGAATCGCATTGGGCAACCGTTCAGATGCCGGCGAAGCAGCAGGTGCAACCGGTGCCATTGCCAGGCTGTGGCTGCCACGCAGCACCAAGACACGCGCAAGCTGA
- the creB gene encoding two-component system response regulator CreB, translating to MTPKPRILLVEDESGIADTLQYVLSTDGFAPVWCSTASEALAQFAAEPPALAVLDVGLPDMNGFELFRRLQALPGGHQVPMLFLTARSDEIDRVVGLELGADDYIAKPFSPRELVARVRTILRRSARPVAATATAVAIAATPTPTTSAPTPALWLLDEERHQIRFYGRALELSRYEYGVLRLLVQKPGRVYTRDELLQKVWGDANDSFDRTVDAHIKTLRAKLKSVAPGLEPIRTLRGTGYALNEDLPGTPS from the coding sequence ATGACTCCCAAACCGCGTATCCTTTTGGTGGAAGACGAATCCGGCATTGCGGACACGCTGCAATACGTGTTGTCCACCGACGGCTTTGCACCCGTGTGGTGCAGCACCGCATCCGAGGCCCTGGCCCAGTTTGCCGCCGAGCCGCCAGCACTGGCCGTGCTGGACGTGGGCCTGCCGGACATGAACGGGTTTGAGCTGTTCCGCCGCCTGCAGGCTCTGCCCGGCGGCCACCAGGTGCCCATGCTGTTTTTGACGGCGCGCAGCGACGAGATTGACCGCGTGGTGGGACTGGAGCTGGGGGCCGACGACTATATTGCCAAGCCTTTTTCGCCGCGCGAGTTGGTGGCACGGGTGCGCACCATCCTGCGCCGCAGTGCGCGGCCTGTGGCAGCAACCGCAACCGCAGTGGCAATCGCGGCAACTCCCACGCCCACCACTTCCGCGCCAACACCCGCCTTGTGGCTGCTGGACGAAGAGCGCCACCAGATCCGCTTCTATGGCCGCGCGCTGGAGCTGTCACGCTACGAATACGGCGTGCTGCGCCTGCTGGTGCAAAAGCCGGGCCGCGTGTACACCCGCGACGAGCTGCTGCAAAAGGTCTGGGGCGATGCCAACGACAGTTTTGACCGCACGGTGGACGCCCACATCAAGACCCTGCGTGCCAAGCTCAAGTCCGTGGCGCCGGGTCTGGAGCCCATCCGCACACTGCGCGGTACCGGGTATGCGCTCAACGAAGACCTACCCGGGACACCCAGTTGA